AACTTAATTTTAACAAAGACGGTTCCATTTCGCCCATCAAAATGACCAATGGAATTACCAAAGCCATTGCAACCATTAATCCTTATTCCTTTAATCAGGCGGAAACGATTGCGTGGTCCGAAAATGTAAAATCGTATCAGAATAAAGAAGCGGGTGTTTTCATCAAAGCTAAAAAAAGTGGCGCTTATACGAGTGTGAAAAATGTAGATTTTGGTAAAAAAGGAGCTTCAATATTTTCAGCCAGAGTTGGAACAACGCATAACAGCGAAGTGACAATGGATGTTCATCTGGACAGTTTTAGCGGGCCTGTTATCGCTACGGTAAAAGTTCCGTTGACTGGCGGAGACGACCGTTGGGAAACCGTGAAAACCGAACTGAAGGAAAAAATTACCGGTGTTCACGATGTGTATTTTGTATATAATGGAAAAGCAGCTAAAGACATAATGTTTTTCGATTATTGGACTTTTCTTGAAACTTATTAATTATGATTAAAATATCCTACCTATCAATATTGTTGTTTTTCCTGACCGGAATTTCATGTTTTGCACAAGTCGCAGAAATCTCAAGTCCTGATGGAAAATTAAAGCTGAATATCTTTTCTGAAAACGGAAAAGCCCTTTACAACGTTAGTTTTCAGGGAAAAATGATGTTGGAAAAATCACCTTTAGGCTTAGTTACCAATGAATCTGATTTTTCTAAAAATCTGAAATTCAGTGACAATAAAAAAGATAAAGTTTCCAAAACGTATTCTAACGAAAAAATCAAAAAATCACAAGTCAGTTATACAGCTAATACTTTGACAGTCAATTTCACCAATGCAGATAATTTCAATATGGGAATTGAATTTCAGGTGAGTAATAATAATGTCGCTTTCAGATATGAAATTCAGCCGATGAAAGACCGTTTGAGCGCGGTTGTTCAGTCAGAAATTACAGGTTACAGATTTCCGTCTCAAACCACAACTTTCCTTTCCCCGATGATGAAGCCGATGACGGGCTTTGCCAGAACCGCTCCAAGCTACGAAAGCGGTTATAAAGTTGATACAGAATTAGGAACAAAAGCAGATTATGGTTATGTTTTTCCCGGATTATTCCATGTCGGAAACGACGGCTGGATTTTACTGTCTGAAACCGGCGTAAACAGTCTCTACTGTGCTTCCCATTTGGATACGACTTCAGAAAAAAGCCTTTATCAGGTTGCTTATCCGAATATGGCTGAAAACAATGGTTTTGGAAGCTCCGGAGCAGCAATTTCTCTTCCCGGAAAAACGCCTTGGAGAACCATTACAATTGGTGATTCATTGAAACCAATTGTTGAGACAACGATTCCTTTTGATGTGGTTGAGCCAATGTATGAGCCTTCGCAGAAATACAGTTTCGGAAAATCCACATGGAGCTGGATTTTGTGGCAGGATAACAGTATGAATTACGAAGACCAGAGTCTCTTTATTGATTTAGCATCAAAACTTGGTTATGAATACATTTTAATTGATGCGCTTTGGGACAAAAATATTGGAAAAGAACGAATGAAAGACCTCATTCAATACGCAAAATCCAAAAATGTCGGGGTGTTACTTTGGTACAATTCCAATGGCGCTGCGAATGATGCTCCGATGGGACCAAGAAACAAAATGAGTTCCTCCATCGAACGAAAAAAAGAAATGAAATGGTTGAAAGATATCGGTGTAAAAGGACTGAAAGTCGATTTCTTCGGTGGCGACAAGCAAGAAACGATGCGCCTTTACGAAGATATTCTTTCCGATGCCAATGATTTTGGATTAAAAATTATTTTCCACGGAGCCACTTTGCCGAGAGGTTGGGAAGTGATGTATCCGAATTATGCAGGAAGCGAAGCCGTTTTAGCCTCAGAAATGCTGTATTTTTCAGAAGATGTCCGCAAACAGGAAGCTTTTTTTGCGGCTTTGCATCCGTTCATCAGGAACACGGTCGGAAGTATGGAATTTGGAGGGACGTTCCTCAACAAATATTTGACAAAATCCAATAAGGATAAAAATAAACGGCATACAACAGATAGCTTCCAATTGGCGACGGCTGTACTCTTTCAAAATCCGGTTCAGATGTTTGCCGTAATGCCTAATAATCTGACTGATGCTCCGAATTTTCAATTGAATTTTATGAAAGAAATCCCGACACTTTGGGATGAAACGGTATTCATTGACGGATATCCCGGAAAATATTCTATCATTGCCAGAAGACATCAGAACCAATGGTATGTGGCAGGAATTAATGCGGAAAAAAACATTAAAAAACTGAAAATAAACCTCCCGATGTTTGCCGGAAAAACAGTGAAATTGATCAATGATGATGCACAAGGAAATTCATCAGAAAAAGAAGTGAAAGTGAATGCAAAAGGCGAGCTTAATGTAGAAATTCAGCCGAGTGGAGGGTTTGTTTTGAGAAATTAATGGTCTTTAAACTTTACAAAATATAATAGAAATGTGTTTCAAAAGCTTATATATCTTCATCATTTCGGGATTTTTGTTTTCCTGTTCCTCTTCACAGAGCCTGGAAAAGCAATCGTCCAAAGATCGGTGGCTCACTACATGGGCAACGGCTCCCCAATTGGTGGAACCGAATAATCTTCCGCCGGAACCGGGACTGTCTGGGAACACTCTTCGCCAGATTGTCCGTGTATCTGTGGGTGGGAAAAAATTGCGGTTACGTTTTTCCAACAAATATTCCATGGATAGCCTGGAGGTAAAAGCCGTTTCTATTGCCGTGCCATCCAATAGCTGTAATGTGAACGCAAACACCATCAGATCATTAACGTTTGAGAAGAAAAACAATTTTAAAATTGCTCCCGGAGCTGATATTTATTCTGATGAACTGAACTTTGATCTGAAATCTAATTCCCTTTTGGCTATTACGATTTCTTACGCAAAAGTAACTCAATCCATCACCGGGCATCCCGGTTCAAGAACAACATCTTTTATTGTTAACGGTAAGCAAAGCAATGTTGCTGCATTTAAAAATCCTGTAAAAACGGATCATTGGTATTCGCTTTTTAATATTGATGTTAAGACTGCGAAACCCTCGTATGCGGTTGCTATTATGGGAAATTCCATTACGGACGGAAGAGGATCGGGAACCAACAGACAGAACCGTTGGCCGGATATTCTTTCGCAGCGGTTATTGGCTAATCCTAACACTCACAATGTAAGTGTCCTTAATTTTGGGATCGGCGGGAATTGTGTAGTGCGCGGTGGTTTAGGCCCAACAGCACTCGATCGTTTCGATTATAACATCCTTAATCAACAGGGTGTAAAATGGCTTATCATTCTGGAGGGCGTGAATGACCTGGGAGGAACAAGAAATGCCGAAGATGCTTCCAAAAGAGCAGAGGAGCTGATTGCCGCTTACCAGGTGATGATCGACAAAGCACATGCTAATGGAATCAAAGTGTATGGAGCAACAATTCTACCTTTCGCAAAGTCGTTTTACGACAAACCTTTCCGTATTGAGGCCTGGAAAAAAGTAAACGACTGGATCAGGAACAGCGGGAAATATGATGCCGTCATCGATTTTGCAAAACATATGCAGAGTGAAAATCCTGAGGTCATCTTAAACGATATGCACGATCATGATTTTCTTCATCCCAATGAAGCCGGCTACAGGAGAATGGGAGAATTTGTCGATCTGAACTTATTTAAAAATTAAAATCAAAAAGATATACTATGAATTTTACAAAAAGCATTTCGTTGTTCCTTACGTTGTTGTTTATATTTTTTGTAAAAGCAGCCGACCCTTTTATTTCTTTTGCTAAGACGGCAAATTCGGTGGTATTGAAAGAGCGTAATTCAGGTTTGATGCTGTTTTCAGATAGCGATTCGGACAAAGGAATTCTGCGTGCGGTTGCGAATCTTCAATCTGATTTTCAAAAAGTAACAGGGGTTCAGCCTAGTCTTATTTCCCAAAGTTCCGGGGCGAACGGAATGCTAATCATTATTGGTGAAGTTGGGAAAAGCAAAACCATTGATGCTTTAATTAAAACTAAAAAAATTGATGGAAATTCAATCAAGGGAAAGAATGAAAAATTTATCATTCAAAATATCAGCAATCCGTTTCCCGGCGTTTCCGAAGCGATTGTGATTGCAGGAAGCGACAAACGCGGAACAATTTACGGAATCTACGAAATGTCGCAGCAAATCGGGGTTTCGCCTTGGTATTATTGGGCGGATGTTCCGGTTGAGAAAAAAGAAAATCTATACTTTAAAAAAGGAATTTACACCGACGGAGAACCTGCGGTAGAATATCGTGGCATTTTCCTGAATGATGAAGAACCTTCACTGGGAGGATGGGCAAGAGCAACGTTTGGAGGAATCAATTCTAAATTTTATGAAAAAGTTTTTGAGTTGATTCTTCGAATGAAAGGCAATTACATCTGGCCTGCAATGTGGGGAAAAGCGTTTTATGATGACGACGTTTTGAACGGACCTTTAGCCAACGAAATGGGAATTGTGATGGGAACTTCGCACCACGAACCGATGGCTCAGGCTCAAACCGATTGGCATCGATACATCAAAAAAAATAATTTGCCGAATGTCTGGGATTATTCTAAAAATGAGAAAGTTTTGCAGGAATTCTGGAAATTGGGGTTAGAAAGAAGCAAAAACTGGGAAAAACTCGTAACTGTCGGAATGCGCGGCGACGGCGATGAAGCGATGGGAGAGGGAACTAATATTTCCTTACTTGAAAAAATCGTGAAAGACCAGCGAAAAATTATTGCTGACGTAACAGGAAAAAAAGCGGAGAAAACGCCTCAGGTTTGGGCTTTGTACAAAGAAGTTCAGGATTATTACGACAAAGGAATGCGCGTTCCGGACGATGTTATTCTGTTGTTCTGTGATGACAACTGGGGAAATGTGAGAAAACTTCCGGACCTTTCAAAACCTTTACACAAAGGCGGTTACGGGATGTATTACCACTTCGATTATGTGGGCGGACCGAGAAATTCAAAATGGATTAATATCAGTCCGATTCAGAGAGTTTGGGAACAGATGAATCTTTCTTACGAACATAAAGTGGATAAGGTTTGGGTTGTCAATGTCGGGGATTTAAAACCGATGGAATTCCCAATCAGCTTTTTCCTGGATATGGCTTGGAATCCAAAGCAATTCAATTCGAAAAATCTTTTGAAATACACTGAAAAATGGGCGGCACAGCAATTTGGTGAAAAATATGCTAAGGAAATTGCAAGAATGATCAACCTTTATTCGAAATACAACCGTCGTGTAACGCCTGAAACACTGAATAGCAAAACATTCAGTCTGGAAAATTATCATGAATTCGAAACCGTTTTAAATGATTACAGATCTTTGGCTATTGATGCATTGCATTTGAAAGAACAAATTCCTGCTGAATATCAGGATGCTTATTATCAGCTGGTTTTATATCCGATTGATGCATGCAGCAATTTGTATGAAATGTATTATGCTGTTGCCAAAAACAGGGAATTGGCTGCCAAATATGATCTAAAAGCAAATTATTATGCCGATAGAGTAAAAGAATGTTTTGAAAGAAATGCTTATTTGGATTATAAATACAACCATGAGATTGCCGGTGGAAAGTGGCAGCATATGATGGATCAGATGAAAATAGGATATAAAACCTGGGCAGACGGAAAAGAAAATATAATGCCTGAAGTTACCTATGTATATGATGATAATGCTTCAAAAGAGAAAGTATTTCAAGAGAAAAACGGTTATGTTTCCATTGAGGCGGAAAATTTTGCACGAAATAATAATTCAGACCGAATCCATTGGGAAGTGATTCCTGATTTTGGAAAGACAAAATCCGGTGTAACGACTTTCCCTCAAAATGCTTATCCGAAAGCTGATGAAAATATTTATCTGGAATATGATATGAATTTTGAATCCAAAGGTGAATTTGAAGTCCAGCTGTTATTAGCACCAACTTTGAATTTTAATCATAACAAAGGACTGCGCTATGAGATTTCCTTTGATGGCGGAACTCCGCAGGTTGTCAATTTCAACGGTCATTACAAAGGGGAATTGGGAAGATGGCAGTCTGAACATATCATTAAATCCACAACCAAACATCAGATTTCTCAACCTGGAAAACATACGCTGCGATTCAGAGTGCTTGAGCCGGGAATCGTGCTTGAAAAAATATTGATCAATACAGGAGGTTTACAGCCTACTTATCTGGGTGCACCCGAAAGTGAAATTCTTCACTAAAAATCATCAGAATATTAATAATAATCTACGTTTTGCCTATGAAACATTAATCTATTTCACCTCTGAATTCTAAGTATCGTTTTTCAACAAAATAATGTACAGGAAAGAGCTAAGGATCTTGTAGTATAACCTTATTTACGATAGCTGCCTGAAACTTTTCAGGGTATTTTCTTGACGGTTTTTAAT
Above is a genomic segment from Chryseobacterium geocarposphaerae containing:
- a CDS encoding glycosyl hydrolase 115 family protein, translated to MNFTKSISLFLTLLFIFFVKAADPFISFAKTANSVVLKERNSGLMLFSDSDSDKGILRAVANLQSDFQKVTGVQPSLISQSSGANGMLIIIGEVGKSKTIDALIKTKKIDGNSIKGKNEKFIIQNISNPFPGVSEAIVIAGSDKRGTIYGIYEMSQQIGVSPWYYWADVPVEKKENLYFKKGIYTDGEPAVEYRGIFLNDEEPSLGGWARATFGGINSKFYEKVFELILRMKGNYIWPAMWGKAFYDDDVLNGPLANEMGIVMGTSHHEPMAQAQTDWHRYIKKNNLPNVWDYSKNEKVLQEFWKLGLERSKNWEKLVTVGMRGDGDEAMGEGTNISLLEKIVKDQRKIIADVTGKKAEKTPQVWALYKEVQDYYDKGMRVPDDVILLFCDDNWGNVRKLPDLSKPLHKGGYGMYYHFDYVGGPRNSKWINISPIQRVWEQMNLSYEHKVDKVWVVNVGDLKPMEFPISFFLDMAWNPKQFNSKNLLKYTEKWAAQQFGEKYAKEIARMINLYSKYNRRVTPETLNSKTFSLENYHEFETVLNDYRSLAIDALHLKEQIPAEYQDAYYQLVLYPIDACSNLYEMYYAVAKNRELAAKYDLKANYYADRVKECFERNAYLDYKYNHEIAGGKWQHMMDQMKIGYKTWADGKENIMPEVTYVYDDNASKEKVFQEKNGYVSIEAENFARNNNSDRIHWEVIPDFGKTKSGVTTFPQNAYPKADENIYLEYDMNFESKGEFEVQLLLAPTLNFNHNKGLRYEISFDGGTPQVVNFNGHYKGELGRWQSEHIIKSTTKHQISQPGKHTLRFRVLEPGIVLEKILINTGGLQPTYLGAPESEILH
- a CDS encoding glycoside hydrolase family 97 protein; translation: MIKISYLSILLFFLTGISCFAQVAEISSPDGKLKLNIFSENGKALYNVSFQGKMMLEKSPLGLVTNESDFSKNLKFSDNKKDKVSKTYSNEKIKKSQVSYTANTLTVNFTNADNFNMGIEFQVSNNNVAFRYEIQPMKDRLSAVVQSEITGYRFPSQTTTFLSPMMKPMTGFARTAPSYESGYKVDTELGTKADYGYVFPGLFHVGNDGWILLSETGVNSLYCASHLDTTSEKSLYQVAYPNMAENNGFGSSGAAISLPGKTPWRTITIGDSLKPIVETTIPFDVVEPMYEPSQKYSFGKSTWSWILWQDNSMNYEDQSLFIDLASKLGYEYILIDALWDKNIGKERMKDLIQYAKSKNVGVLLWYNSNGAANDAPMGPRNKMSSSIERKKEMKWLKDIGVKGLKVDFFGGDKQETMRLYEDILSDANDFGLKIIFHGATLPRGWEVMYPNYAGSEAVLASEMLYFSEDVRKQEAFFAALHPFIRNTVGSMEFGGTFLNKYLTKSNKDKNKRHTTDSFQLATAVLFQNPVQMFAVMPNNLTDAPNFQLNFMKEIPTLWDETVFIDGYPGKYSIIARRHQNQWYVAGINAEKNIKKLKINLPMFAGKTVKLINDDAQGNSSEKEVKVNAKGELNVEIQPSGGFVLRN
- a CDS encoding SGNH/GDSL hydrolase family protein: MCFKSLYIFIISGFLFSCSSSQSLEKQSSKDRWLTTWATAPQLVEPNNLPPEPGLSGNTLRQIVRVSVGGKKLRLRFSNKYSMDSLEVKAVSIAVPSNSCNVNANTIRSLTFEKKNNFKIAPGADIYSDELNFDLKSNSLLAITISYAKVTQSITGHPGSRTTSFIVNGKQSNVAAFKNPVKTDHWYSLFNIDVKTAKPSYAVAIMGNSITDGRGSGTNRQNRWPDILSQRLLANPNTHNVSVLNFGIGGNCVVRGGLGPTALDRFDYNILNQQGVKWLIILEGVNDLGGTRNAEDASKRAEELIAAYQVMIDKAHANGIKVYGATILPFAKSFYDKPFRIEAWKKVNDWIRNSGKYDAVIDFAKHMQSENPEVILNDMHDHDFLHPNEAGYRRMGEFVDLNLFKN